From Pandoraea vervacti, the proteins below share one genomic window:
- a CDS encoding SLC13 family permease translates to MRALHVTYERVRGDRVLLILLAVFVILQIAKPASLGELFTRIDRHTILTLAGLLMLTRAIDQSGFLDWLAQRLLRAFRTERRLALLMVTFAAALSTLLTNDVALFAVVPLAQSLARIAPVRIERLIIFLALAVNAGSSLTPLGNPQNLFLWQQSGMGFGAYVLMMTPITLALMAMLLAVCAFAFDSRTLHFQRQGPKHDVRWPLLWISLALFVVFVTLADHGFAAWACAGVAAVLIVARRNAVLGIDWLLLAIFVLMFVVLRGVAGLTEVRAALGHFDFSQGPMAYGGAAVLSQFISNVPAAILLAEYSQNWPALALGVAVGGFGLAVGSLANLIALRMAKSERIWWRFHYLSVPFYLMALLIGFIALKWV, encoded by the coding sequence GTGCGTGCGTTGCATGTGACCTACGAGCGCGTGCGCGGCGATCGCGTGTTGCTCATTTTGCTCGCGGTGTTCGTCATACTGCAGATTGCGAAACCCGCGAGCCTTGGCGAACTGTTCACGCGCATTGATCGGCACACGATCCTCACGCTCGCAGGTTTGCTCATGCTCACGCGCGCCATCGATCAGAGCGGTTTTCTCGATTGGCTCGCGCAACGCTTGCTTCGCGCGTTTCGCACCGAGCGCCGCCTCGCCTTGCTGATGGTGACGTTCGCCGCGGCGCTTTCCACGCTGCTGACCAACGACGTGGCGCTGTTCGCGGTCGTTCCACTCGCGCAGTCGCTCGCACGCATCGCGCCGGTCCGCATCGAGCGCCTCATCATCTTTCTTGCGCTGGCCGTCAACGCCGGCTCGAGTCTCACCCCGCTCGGCAATCCCCAGAACCTCTTCCTCTGGCAGCAAAGCGGCATGGGCTTCGGCGCCTACGTTCTCATGATGACGCCCATCACCCTCGCGCTCATGGCGATGCTGCTCGCAGTGTGTGCGTTCGCATTCGATTCGCGAACATTGCATTTTCAGCGACAGGGGCCGAAACATGACGTGCGCTGGCCGCTGCTTTGGATTTCACTGGCGCTGTTCGTCGTTTTCGTGACGCTGGCCGATCACGGCTTCGCCGCCTGGGCGTGCGCCGGCGTAGCCGCCGTGCTGATCGTTGCGCGGCGCAATGCCGTGCTCGGCATCGACTGGCTGTTGCTCGCGATCTTCGTGCTGATGTTCGTCGTGTTGCGCGGCGTGGCCGGACTGACGGAAGTTCGTGCCGCGCTCGGGCACTTCGATTTCTCGCAAGGACCGATGGCCTACGGTGGGGCGGCGGTCTTGTCACAATTCATCAGTAATGTTCCGGCTGCGATTCTGCTCGCGGAGTACTCGCAGAACTGGCCGGCGCTCGCCCTTGGCGTTGCGGTCGGGGGTTTCGGACTGGCCGTCGGGTCGCTGGCCAACCTGATCGCGTTGCGCATGGCGAAATCCGAGCGAATCTGGTGGCGCTTTCATTACCTTTCCGTCCCGTTTTATCTGATGGCACTGCTAATCGGGTTCATTGCACTGAAATGGGTCTGA
- a CDS encoding ParB/RepB/Spo0J family partition protein → MATKTNALKKKGLGRGLEALLGAHADNHNGAAQAGADGTPSVMALERLQAGKYQPRTRMDEGALQELAASIRAQGLMQPILVRRVDGEKYEIIAGERRFRAARIAGLSEVPVLVRDVPDEAAAAMALIENIQREDLNPLEEAQGIQRLLGEFNYTHEQAAESLGRSRSAVSNLLRLLNLAHPVQTMLLAGDLDMGHARALLSVDAATQITLANQVVNKRLSVRDTERIVNASLKPQGDGIRRRSAEEGGRDVTRLEEELSDLLASNVKIKVGRKGAGQLMIEFGSLDALDGILARIRAE, encoded by the coding sequence ATGGCGACCAAGACCAACGCACTGAAAAAAAAGGGCCTGGGCCGCGGCCTCGAAGCGCTGCTGGGCGCCCACGCCGATAACCATAACGGCGCCGCGCAAGCGGGCGCCGACGGCACGCCCTCGGTGATGGCGCTCGAACGCCTTCAGGCCGGTAAGTATCAACCGCGTACCCGCATGGATGAAGGGGCGTTGCAGGAACTCGCCGCGAGCATCCGCGCGCAAGGGCTGATGCAGCCGATTCTGGTGCGGCGTGTCGATGGTGAGAAGTACGAAATTATTGCCGGTGAGCGACGCTTTCGCGCGGCACGCATCGCCGGACTCTCCGAAGTGCCGGTGCTGGTGCGCGACGTCCCCGATGAAGCGGCCGCTGCGATGGCGCTCATCGAGAATATTCAGCGCGAAGACCTGAATCCGCTTGAGGAAGCGCAGGGCATTCAACGGCTGCTCGGCGAATTCAATTACACGCATGAGCAAGCGGCGGAATCGCTCGGCCGCTCGCGTAGCGCGGTGTCGAACCTGCTGCGCCTGCTCAATCTCGCCCACCCGGTGCAAACGATGTTGCTCGCAGGCGATCTCGATATGGGCCACGCCCGCGCGTTGCTATCCGTCGATGCTGCCACGCAGATCACGCTGGCGAATCAGGTCGTGAACAAGCGACTGTCGGTGCGCGACACGGAGCGTATCGTGAACGCCTCGCTCAAGCCTCAAGGTGACGGCATTCGCCGTCGCTCGGCGGAAGAGGGCGGTCGCGACGTCACACGCCTCGAAGAGGAACTGTCGGATCTGCTTGCCTCGAACGTCAAGATCAAGGTCGGCCGCAAGGGCGCCGGACAACTGATGATCGAGTTCGGTAGCCTCGATGCGCTCGATGGTATTCTTGCGCGCATTCGCGCGGAATAA
- the rsmG gene encoding 16S rRNA (guanine(527)-N(7))-methyltransferase RsmG — translation MTAPRNAAADGNELATLLADGIEQLGLSIDAEQQARLLDYQMLLAKWNASLQMTSIRDPRQMVVKHLLDSLSILPRLDREPISRVLDVGSGGGLPGVVLAIVRPDWQVTVNDIVHKKTAFLTQARATFKLTNLTVVTGRVESLVVGKEVPAPFDAIVSRAFAELSDFVTLARHLLASDGSFWAMKGVAAESELALPEGCELIERLALQVPFLDAERHLLRVKVTG, via the coding sequence ATGACTGCTCCGCGTAATGCCGCTGCAGACGGCAATGAACTCGCCACCCTATTGGCAGACGGTATCGAGCAACTCGGTCTTTCGATAGATGCCGAGCAACAGGCACGTCTGCTCGATTATCAGATGCTGCTGGCGAAATGGAATGCTTCGTTGCAGATGACCTCGATTCGCGATCCGCGGCAAATGGTCGTCAAGCATCTGCTCGATTCGCTCTCGATTTTGCCGCGTCTCGACCGCGAGCCGATTTCACGTGTGCTGGACGTTGGCTCGGGGGGCGGGCTGCCGGGCGTGGTGCTCGCCATCGTACGCCCTGACTGGCAAGTGACGGTAAACGACATCGTTCACAAGAAGACCGCTTTTCTGACGCAAGCCCGTGCCACGTTCAAGCTGACCAACCTCACGGTCGTCACCGGACGCGTCGAGTCGCTCGTCGTGGGTAAAGAAGTGCCCGCGCCCTTCGATGCCATCGTCTCGCGCGCCTTTGCCGAGTTGTCCGATTTCGTCACCCTCGCGCGTCACTTGCTGGCATCCGACGGCAGCTTCTGGGCGATGAAGGGTGTCGCCGCCGAAAGCGAACTGGCATTGCCGGAAGGCTGCGAATTGATCGAACGCCTGGCTTTGCAAGTGCCATTTCTCGATGCTGAGCGTCATTTGCTCCGCGTAAAGGTTACGGGATGA
- a CDS encoding lipocalin family protein — protein MTRWAGAVMVGLSVVAAVAWAQSGQESLTTRVRPVQKIDKTRYVGTWYEIARYPNFFERKCVSDVTAEYVARPDGNIDVTNKCRKEDGAWASDSGVARTDGQGTGTARFKVTFAPDWLRWIPWLWANYWVIVLDGDYQYAAVGEPSREYLWILSRTPKIDDDTLNQMRAQLRKQGYDTDKLVLTPQKASAP, from the coding sequence ATGACTCGTTGGGCCGGCGCCGTGATGGTCGGATTGTCGGTGGTCGCCGCCGTGGCTTGGGCGCAATCCGGCCAGGAATCGCTGACCACGCGCGTGCGTCCCGTGCAGAAAATCGACAAGACGCGCTATGTCGGCACCTGGTATGAAATAGCACGCTATCCGAATTTCTTCGAGCGAAAATGTGTGTCGGACGTGACGGCTGAGTACGTCGCCCGGCCGGACGGCAACATCGACGTCACGAACAAATGCCGCAAGGAAGACGGCGCCTGGGCGAGCGATTCCGGCGTGGCGCGTACGGACGGGCAAGGCACCGGCACGGCACGCTTCAAAGTGACGTTTGCACCGGACTGGCTGCGCTGGATTCCCTGGCTTTGGGCGAACTACTGGGTTATCGTGCTCGACGGTGACTATCAGTATGCCGCTGTTGGGGAACCGAGCCGCGAGTATCTCTGGATCCTCTCGCGCACCCCGAAGATCGACGACGACACACTGAATCAAATGCGGGCGCAATTGCGCAAGCAAGGTTACGACACCGACAAGCTGGTGTTGACACCCCAGAAGGCGAGCGCGCCCTGA
- a CDS encoding ParA family protein, whose product MAKIFCVANQKGGVGKTTTTVNLAAGLASHGQRVLLVDLDPQGNATMGSGIDKASLETSVYEVLVDGIDVSTSAQRSETGNYDVLPANRELAGADVELVSLENRDTRLKQALEKVDGEYDFVLIDCPPTLSLLTLNGLCAAHGVIIPMQCEYFALEGLSDLVNTIKQVHANLNRDLKVIGLLRVMFDPRITLQQQVSEQLKSHFGDKVFNAIIPRNVRLAEAPSYGMPGVVFDPASRGARAYLDFGAEMIARIQTM is encoded by the coding sequence ATGGCGAAAATTTTCTGCGTGGCCAATCAGAAGGGCGGCGTCGGCAAGACGACCACCACGGTGAACCTCGCTGCCGGACTGGCGTCGCACGGGCAGCGTGTCTTGTTGGTCGACCTCGATCCGCAAGGCAACGCGACGATGGGCAGCGGTATCGACAAGGCCTCGCTCGAGACGAGCGTCTACGAGGTGCTGGTCGACGGCATCGACGTGAGCACGAGCGCGCAGCGTTCGGAGACGGGCAACTACGATGTGCTGCCCGCCAATCGCGAACTGGCGGGTGCGGACGTCGAACTCGTCTCGCTGGAGAATCGCGACACGCGTCTGAAGCAAGCGCTGGAGAAGGTCGACGGCGAGTATGACTTCGTGCTCATCGACTGCCCGCCAACACTTTCGCTGCTGACCCTGAACGGGTTGTGCGCCGCCCATGGCGTCATCATTCCGATGCAGTGCGAGTATTTCGCGCTTGAAGGACTGTCCGACCTCGTCAACACGATCAAGCAGGTGCACGCGAATCTGAACCGTGATCTCAAGGTGATCGGTCTGTTGCGCGTGATGTTCGATCCGCGCATCACGCTGCAGCAACAGGTCTCGGAGCAATTGAAGTCGCACTTCGGCGACAAGGTTTTCAACGCGATCATTCCGCGTAATGTGCGACTCGCCGAAGCGCCGAGCTACGGCATGCCGGGCGTCGTCTTCGATCCCGCGTCGCGCGGTGCGAGGGCGTACCTGGACTTCGGCGCGGAAATGATCGCGCGCATTCAAACTATGTAA